TCGACCCGGCCCAGCAGGGCCGGGTCGAGGTCGCGGTAGGAGTTCACCGAGGCGAGGATCCGCTTCCAGGCGGCCGGGGTGTCCACCGGCCAGCCGAGCCGGCGGCAGACGCCCTCCTTCCAGGACTCCCCGCGCGGCACCTGCGGCCAGCCGGGGATGCCGACGCTGGCCGGCTTCACGGCCTCCCAGACGTCGATGTACGGGTGGCCGACGACGAGCACCGAGGAGCCGGTGACCTGGCCGGCGATCCGGTGCTCCTTGGTGCCCGGCAGCAGGTGGTCGACCAGCACGCCGAGGCGCCGGCCCGGGCCGGGGGCGAACTCGTTGACGATCGCGGGCAGGTCGTCGATGCCCTCCAGGTACTCCACCACCACGCCCTCGATCCGCAGGTCGTCGCCCCAGACCCGTTCGACCAGCTCGGCGTCGTGCCGGCCCTCCACGTAGATCCGCGACTCACGGGCGACCCGGGCCCGGGCGCCGGGCACCGCCACCGAGCCGGACGCCGTCCGGCCCGGCCCCTTCGCGGGCGCGGGCGTCGCGCCGGCCGGGCGGACCAGGGTGACCACCCGCCCCTCCAGCAGGAAGCCGCGCGGGCCCATCGGGAACACCCGCTGCTTGCCGAAGCGGTCCTCCAGCGTGACGGTCAGGCCCTCCGCCGTCTTCTCGCACCGCACCACCGCCCCGCAGAAACCGGTGGCCGCCTCCTCCACCACGAGGTCCCGCTCGGCGGGCACCTCGGGTGCGGGCTGCTGCCGCTTCCACGGCGGGGTCAGGTCCGGGCCGTAACTCCTGCTGCGCATCCTCGGACTATACGAAACCCGCCGTCAACCCACCCACGGGGCACGCGCACCGGGCGGCTCACCCGAGATACGGCGTCACCGTCGAGAGCACCTCGGCGAGCCGCGCCAGCAGCGCCGCACGATGCGTCAGCGCCACCGCGTCGCCCGTCCCGTGCGGCCCCGGGCGCACGCCGCGGTCGGCCAGCAGGTAGAGCATCCGCAGGGTGCGCATGGTGTTGGAGGCGTACGCGGGGACGGGCCCGGGCGTGCCGGCCGCGAAGTCGGCGGCGACCGCGTCGAGCCAGCCGACCGACTGTTCCCCGGTCAGTTCGGGACGGGTCAGGGTCAGGGCCAGCGCCCGGGCGAGCCGGTCGTCCTCCTGTGCGTCCCACACGTGGGTGGCGGGGGTCAGCAGACGGGCCGCGCCGAGGTCGAGCAGCGGCGCCGGCGCGACCTGCGGGTGGCGTCCGAGGGCGCCCAGCAGGTCGGCGCCGTGGGCCACCGCGTGCAGCCAGCCGAGCGCCGGGTCGTAGCCGCGCAGGTCCGCCTCGGCGGGGTACCAGTCGGCGAACGCCGTGACCCAACGGGCCTCGTGGTCGCCGTTCCTGACGAGGTCGGCGAGGACCAGCGCGGCGAAGCTCCGGGCCTGGATCTCCGGGTCGGTCAGCCGCGCGGCCATCGTGTCGCCCAGGCCGCGTCGCAGCTCCGGGTCCAGTCCGGGGGTCCGGCGGGCCAGCAGGGTGTACGCCTGCTCGTCGCGGAGCGCCGGGTCGGGCGAGCGCAGGGCCTCGACGAGTCCGGCGACCAGCGCGGCCGGGGAGCCGTCGGCGGGCCGGGCCGTGCCGTGGTCCATGATCTGCTGCCAGTCGGTCATGACCGGCAACGGTAGGGCCCGGACGGCGCCGGTACCAGGGGATTCCGGGACGGCTCAGAGCCCCGGCGCACCCCAGACCGGGAACCAGCGGGAGAGGTCCGACTCGACCCGTAGGTCGTTGCCGAGCATCGCCTTGATCTGCAGCTCCAGCGGGCTGTTGCGCCGCTCGCCCCCGCCGGGCATCGGCGCGAAGGGGTAGAAGGTGCCGCGCTTGTACAGGTACACCAGAGCCAGGGACTGCCCGGCGGTGTCGCGGAAGGCCACCAGGGAGCAGAGCAGTTGCGGGCCGAAGCCGTTCGCCTCCAGCTCGCTGTTGACCGCGTGCAGGTCGTTGACCAGCTCCGGCAGTTCCTCGGGTGAGTGCCGGGCCAGCAGCCAGGAGTAGCCGTAGCCGTCCTGGCTCGCCTCCACGGGGACGCCGCCGCGGTCGGTGTCGGCGTCCAGCAGTGCGCGGACCTGGCGCTCCACCTCGCCGAAGGCGCCGCCCTCGACCGCCGCGAAGCAGACCGAGCCGAGGCCGGTGGGCCGGAAGTCGGTGGCGGCCTCCAGGGTCAGCGCGGCCGACGGTACGCCGAAGAGCTGGTCGAGGTCGGGCCGGACCGGCTTGCTGCGGCCGAACAGGGTGTCCAGGAATCCCATGGGGCTGCTCCACGGTCGATGGGCGGGCTGGGAGGCGTCGTCCCGGGGCCGGTCACCGGTTGAGGTCGGTCGAGATCCGCGCGAGCTGTTCCAGCCGCTTCTCCAGCGACGGGTGGGTGGAGAACAGCTGGGTGGCGGCCTCCCGGGCGCTCAGCGCGGGGGCGAAGTAGAAGGCGTTGTACGGCTGCGCCTGGCGCAGGTCCCTGGTGGGGATGGCGGCGATCTGGCCGGTCACCTTGGTCAGGGCGGAGGCCAGCGCGCTGGGGCGGCCGGTCAGCTGGGCGGCGGCCCGGTCGGCGGCCAGTTCGCGGTAGCGGGACAGCAGCCGGGTCAGCAGGAAGCTGATCGCGTACACGACCATCGAGACCAGCGGGATGATCAGCATCGCGATGGCGGCGTTCTGGTCGTTGCTGTTGCGGTTGCCGCCCATCAGCCCGCTGTACATGGCCATCCGGGTCATCGCGCCGGCCAGCACGCCGAGGAATCCGGCGACCGTCATGACCGCGACGTCCCGGTGGGCGACGTGCGAGAGTTCGTGGGCGAGGACGCCCTCCAGCTCCTCCGGCTCCAGCCGGCGCAGCAGGCCGGTGGTGACGCAGACCACGGACTTCTCGGGTTTGCGGCCGGTGGCGAAGGCGTTCGGCATGTCGTTCTGCGAGACCGCGACCCTGGGTTTGGGCATGTCGGCGAGCGCGCAGAGCCGGTCAATGGTGCCGTGCAGCTGGGGGTACTGCTCGGGGGTGACCTCGTGGGCGCCCATCGCCCGTTCGGTGATCTTGTCGCTGAACCAGAACTGGGCGACGAACAGGCCGCCCGAGATCAGCACGATGATCGGCCAGGCCCCGCGCAGCAGCACGATGAGCAGACCGGTGAAGCCCACGTACAGGAGGCCGATCACGAACATGGTGGCGACCATCCGGCCGGTCAGTCCACGGTCGGGCGCGAAACGGGTGTGCTGGCCTGAGGTCGACATCGCTGCTCCTCGCATTCGCCGGTTGCCTTCGATGCTGCCACCTGGCGGGGCGAGCGGCATCACCCCGCGCGGGGCGGTGCGTGCAGGATCACCACCGACGGGCCGTTCCTGCCGTCGAGCCCGGGCCTTACACTGGCAGGTACGGTTCTGGCACTCGACTGTCCTGAGTGCCAGGCGGCCCACAGCGGGTGATCCACCGGGTGACCCAGACCGAGTCATAACGGACAACGTGCGAAGACGGAGGTGCGTGCCCATGGCCAACGAGCGCAGGGCGGACGATCGCAAGTCCGACACCAGGCACCTCGACGGCAGGCAGCTCGACGTGCGTCCGCTGGACGACCGCAAGCTCGCGGTGCTGCGCGCGATCGTCCAGGACTACGTCGGCACCGAGGAGCCGGTCGGCTCCAAGGCCCTGGTCGAGCGGCACAGTCTCGGGGTCTCCCCGGCGACCGTGCGCAACGACATGGCGGCCCTGGAGGAGGACGGCTACATCCAGCAGCCGCACACCAGTGCCGGACGGATCCCCACCGACAAGGGCTACCGGCTCTTCGTCGACCGCCTCGCCGAGGTGAAGCCGATGACCGCGCCCGAGCGGCGTGCGATCCGGCACTTCCTGGACGGCGCGGTGGACCTGGACGACGTGGTCGCCCGTACGGTCCGGCTGCTCGCGCAGCTGACCCGGCAGGTCGCCGTCGTGCAGTACCCCTCGCTCTCACGTTCGACCGTGCGGCACATCGAGCTGGTCGCCCTGGCGCCGGCGAAGGTGATGCTCGTCCTGATCACCAACACCGGCCGGGTCGAGCAGCGGATGGTCGACTGCCCGGGCACGGTCGGCGAGACCGTCCTGGCGGACCTGCGGGCCCGGATCAACGCCCGGGCCGTCGGGCAGCGGCTGCCGGACGTCCCCGAGCTGCTGGAGGCCCTGCCGGCGGCCTTCGAAGCGCCCGACCGCCCGACCGTCACCACCGTGCTGGCGACCCTCTTCGAGGCGCTCGCCGAGCAGAACGAGGAGCGGATCATGCTGGCCGGCACGGCCAACCTGACCCGCTTCGGGCACGACTTCCCGCTCACCATCCAGCCGGTGCTGGAGGCCCTGGAGGAGCAGGTCGTCCTGCTCCGCCTGCTGGGTGAGACCGGCGACGCCGGGATGATGGTCCGGATCGGCCGGGAGAACGCGTACGAAGGGCTCAATTCCACCTCGGTCGTCTCGGTCGGTTACGGTTCGGGCGACGAGAGTGTGGCGAAGCTGGGCGTGATCGGTCCGACTCGGATGGACTACCCGGGCACAATGGGGGCGGTGCGAGCGGTGGCACGGTACGTGGGCCAGATCCTGGCCGAGTCGTAGAACAGCGCCGTTGGACCTCCAACGGTGACAACCAGTCGCAGCACTTCTAGAGGCGGAACAAGCGGAGCATTTGGTGGCCACGGACTACTACGCGGTACTCGGCGTCCGACGGGATGCGGGGCAGGACGAGATCAAGAAGGCGTTCCGGCGCCTTGCCCGTGAACTGCACCCGGACGTCAACCCGGACCCGAAGACGCAGGAGCGGTTCAAGGAGATCAACGCCGCCTACGAGGTGCTCTCGGACCCGGCCAAGCGCCAGGTCTACGACCTCGGCGGCGACCCCCTCTCCCCGAACGGCGGCGGCGCGGGCGGGTTCGGCGCGGGCGCGGCCGGATTCGGCTTCTCCGACATCATGGACGCGTTCTTCGGCGCCGCATCCGGCCAGCGCGGGCCCCGCTCGCGCACCCGGCGCGGCCAGGACGCGATGATCCGGCTGGAGATCACCCTGGAGGAGGCCGCTTTCGGCACCACCAAGGAACTCCAGGTCGACACCGCCGTCACCTGCACCACCTGTTCCGGCGAGGGGGCGGCCCCCGGCACCTCCGCGCAGACCTGTGACATGTGTCGCGGCAAGGGCGAGGTCTCCCAGGTCACCCGGTCCTTCCTGGGCCAGGTCATGACCTCCCGCCCGTGCCCGCAGTGCCAGGGCTTCGGCACCGTCGTGCCCACTCCCTGCCCGGAGTGCGCGGGCGACGGCCGGGTCCGCGCCCGCCGGACGCTCACCGTCAAGATCCCGGCCGGGGTCGACAACGGCACCCGGATCCAGCTGGCCGGCGAGGGCGAGGTCGGCCCCGGTGGCGGCCCCGCCGGCGACCTGTACGTGGAGATCGCCGAGACCGCGCACCCGACCTTCCAGCGGCGCGGCGACGATCTGCACTGCACGGTCACCATCCCGATGACGGCGGCCTCGCTCGGCACCCAGGTGCCGCTGCAGACCCTGGACGGGCTGGAGGAGGTCGACATCCGGCCCGGCACCCAGTCCGGCCAGTCGATCCCGTTGCACGGGCGGGGCATCACCCACCTCCGCGGCGGCGGCCGGGGCGACTTGATAGTGCATGTCGAGGTGCAGACGCCCACCAAGCTCGACCCCGAGCAGGAGGAGCTGCTGCGCCGCCTGGCGCTGCTGCGCGGCGAGGAGCGCCCCTCGGGGACCTTCGCCCCCGGCCAGCAGGGCCTGTTCTCCCGGCTGAAGGACGCCTTCAACGGCCGCTGAGCCGTCGAGCCGGCCGGGCGCAGAGCGCGGCAGCGGCCCGTGTCCCCTACGACGGGGGCGCGGGCCGCTGTCACCCCCGCGCGGGCCGGTGAGGGCGCGCCCCCTGGGTGCTCCGCGAGCCGGGACGGTCTTGCGCGCTCCCCGGCGTGCGTCACCGCTCCGGCTCGGGGCAGCACCTCGCGCCCCACGCCCGCGCCCCACCCCACCACGCCCGCGCCCCACCCCCCCACGCCCGCGCCCCACCCCCCACGCCCGCGCCCCACCCCCCCCACGCCCGCGCCCCACCCCCCCACACCCGAGCACCAGTACCGCAGCGCCCGCACCAGCACCGCGGCGCCAGCCCCCGGAGGCAGACCCCGATGACCGCACCCGTGTTCGTCACCGACTCCGCGCGGCTCGACGGCGCCGCCGCCGGCACGGTGGTCCGCCTGGACGGCCCCGAGGGCCGGCACGCCGCCGCCGTGAAGCGGCTGGAGCCCGGCGAGGCGGTCACCCTCGCGGACGGCCTCGGCCTCGGCGTGGACGGCATCGTCGCGGCCGTGCACGGCAAGGACGCGATCGACGTCACGGTCGTCGAGGTGCGCCGCGCGCCCGAGCCGTCCCCGCGGATCGTGGTCGTCCAGGCCCTGCCCAAGGGCGACCGGGGCGAGCTCGCGGTCGAGACCATGACCGAGGTCGGCGTCGACGTGGTGATCCCGTGGCCGGCCTCCCGCTGCATCACCCAGTGGAAGGGCGACCGGGGCGCCAAGGCGCTCGCCAAGTGGCGGGCCACCGCCCGGGAGGCGGGCAAGCAGTCCCGCCGGCTGCGGTTCCCCGAGGTCCGCGACCCGATGACGACCCGCCAGCTGGCGCCGTTGCTGGCCGGGTCCGCGTTCGCCGCCGTCCTGCACGAGGACGGCGCCGAGCCGCTCGCGGCCGCCACGCTGCCCCCGGCCGGCGACCTGGTGCTGATCGTCGGCCCCGAGGGCGGGGTCTCCCCGGAGGAGCTGGCCGCCTTCGCCGAGGCCGGCGCGGGGCCCTACCGGCTCGGCCCTTCCGTCCTGCGCACCTCGACGGCGGGGGTGGCGGCCGGCGCCCTGCTGCTCGGGCGGACCGGGCGCTGGTCCTGACCCTGCGCCGCGCCTGGCCCTGCGCCGCGCCTGGCCCTGCGCCGCGGCTGAACGGGCGGGCGCCCCGGGCCCGTCGGGGCCGGGCCGGACGCGAACGGCCGCCCGCCGGGCGGCGCGACCGTCCCCCGGTCGGCCCATGACCGACCCGCCGCCGACGCGCGACCGGCTCGCGACCGGCCCGCCGCCGACCTGCGGCCGGGCACGCTCCGGGGCTCGGCCGGTCCCCGCGGCGGGGGTCGCCCACCCAGGTTCGCTGTCGAAGAAAACGCTTCGTACTGTGCGTGCACATGCATAAAGTGACGCCGTGACCGAACCCCACAGCACCCTCGTGGGCGCGTACCTGCGCCACCCCCACCTGCACGGCGACCTGATCACCTTCGTCGCCGAGAACGACATCTGGCTGGCCCCGCTCGACGGTGGCCGGGCCTGGCGGCTGACCGCCGATCAGGTCCCGGTCTCGCACCCCAGATTCTCCCCGGACGGCCGGCACATCGCCTGGACGTCGACCCGGGACGGCGCCCCCGAGATCCACCTGGCACCGGTCGAGGGCGGCCCGGCCCGCCGGCTGACGTACTGGGGCAGCGGCCAGACCAGGATGCGCGGCTGGACGGCGGACGGCCGCCCGATCGCCACCACCACGGCCGGCCAGGAGACCCTGCGGCGCAGCTGGGCGTTCGCCGTCCCGCTGGACGGCGGCGAGCCCGCCCGGCTGCCGTACGGGCCGGTCGGCGGCCTGGCGCAGGAGCCCGAAGCCGGGGGCAGGGTGCTGCTGCTGTCCGCTTGGAGCCGCGAGCCCGCGCACTGGAAGCGCTACCGCGGCGGCACGGCCGGCAAGCTGTGGATCGGCACCGAGGAGTTCACCCGGGTGCACGCCGGGCTGGGCGGCAACATCGAGTCCCCGCTCTGGGTCGGTGACCGGATCGCCTTCCTCTCCGACCACGAGGGCGCGGGCCGGCTCTACTCCAGCCTCCCGGACGGCAGCGACCTGCGGGCCCACACCACCGCCGAGGACGGCTTCTACGCCCGCAACGCCACCACCGACGGCGCCCGGGTGGTCTGGCACAGCGCGGGCGACCTCTGGATCCTGGACGACCTGGACGGCGCCGCGCCGCGCCGCCTGGACATCCGGCTGGCCGGCCCCGCGACCGGCCGCCGGCCGCGCCCGGTCAGCGCCGCGCACTGGCTGTCGAGCGCGGCCCCGGACCGCACCGGCCGGGCCAGCGCCGTGGTGGTGCGCGGCAGCGTGCACTGGCTGACGCACCGTGAGGGCCCGGCCCGGGTGCTGGACGAGACGCCGGGCGTCCGGGCCCGGCTGGCCCGGGTGGTGCCGGGCGAGGACGGCGCCCAGGGCGTGCTCTGGGTGACCGACGCCGAGGGTGACGACGCCCTCGAGTACGCCCCGGCGGTGCTCGGCGCGGAGCGGCGCCGGCTGGCCGCCGGGCAGCTCGGCCGGGTGCTCGGCCTGGTCGTCTCGCCGGACGGCAAGCAGCTGGCGGTCGCCTCGCACGACGGCCGGGTGCTGCTGGTGACGCTCGCCGACGGCGCCGTGCACGAGCTGGCCCGCAGCACCGACGGCGAGGTCAACGGGCTGGTGTTCAGCCCCGACTCGGCCTGGCTGGCCTGGTCGCAGCCGGCGCTCGGGCCGTGGTCGCTGCGCCAGATCGTGCTCGCGAACCTGGCCACCCGGTCGGTCGGCGAGGCCACTCCGCAGCGGTTCGTCGACACCTCGCCGGCCTTCACCGCGGACGGCAAGCACCTCGCGTTCCTGTCGGTGCGCAACTTCGACCCGGTGTACGACGCGCACGTCTTCGACCTGTCCTTCCCCAACGGCTGCCGCCCGTACCTGATCACACTGGCCGCCGACACGCCGTCCCCGTTCGGCCCGCAGCGCGCCGGCCGGCCGTTCGGCGGCGAGGACGACGACGCCAAGGGCAAGAAGGCGGACGCCGAGGACGGCTCGGACACGACCCCCGTCACCCGCGTCGACCTGGACGGCATCGCGGACCGGATCATCCCCTTCCCGGTCGAGGGCGGCCGCTTCGGCAGCCTGCGCGCGGCCAAGGACGGCGTGCTCTGGACCAGGCTGCCGCTGCTCGGCGAACTCGGCGACGAGGCGGCCTCGCTGGAGGACGAGCGGCCGCGTCCGGTGCTGGAGCGGTTCGACTTCAAGAAGCTGCGCGCCGAGGAGCTGGTCGCCGGACTGGACTCGTTCTCCGTCACCGGGGACGGCGGCCGGCTGGCGGTGCTGGACGAGGGACAGTTGCGGATCGTCCCGGCCGACCACAAGGCGGCGGGGGAGGACGACGAGACCGATGTGGACCTCTCCCGGCTGCGGGTCACCGTCGACCCGGCGGCCGAGTGGCGGCAGATGTTCGACGAGAACGGCCGCATCATGCGCGACAACTTCTGGCGCGCGGACATGGGCGGCTTCGACTGGGCGGGCGCGCTGGCCCGCTACCGGCCGCTGGTGGATCGGCTCGGCTCGCACGACGACCTGGTCGACCTGCTCTGGGAGGTCCAGGGCGAGCTGGGCACCTCGCACGCGTACGTGACCCCGTACGGCACCGGCACCGAGGCCGCCCGCCGGCAGGGCCTGCTCGGCGCGGACCTCGTGAAGGACGGCGAGGTCTGGCGGATCGAGCGGATCCTGCCCGGCGAGTCCTCCGACCCGCGGGCCCGTTCGCCGCTGGCCGCGCCCGGCGCCGCCGTCCGCCCGGGGGACGCCGTGCTGGCCGTCAACGGCCGCCCGGTGGACCCGGTCACCGGCCCGGCGCCGCTGCTGGCGGGCACGGCCGGCCAGCCGGTCGAGCTGACCGTCGCGGGCAAGGGCGGCACCGACCAGCGGTACCCGGTGGTGGTGCCGCTGGCGGACGAGGAGGCGCTGCGCTACCACGACTGGGTGGCCGGGCGCCGGGCCGCCGTCCGGGAGCTCTCCGGCGGCCGGCTCGGCTACCTGCACGTCCCGGACATGGTCAGCGCCGGCTGGGCGCAGCTGCACCGCGACCTGCGGGTCGAGATGGCCAAGGAGGGCGTGGTGGTCGACCTGCGGGAGAACCGCGGGGGCCACACCTCCCAGCTGGTGATCGAGAAGCTCAACCGGAAGATCATCGGCTGGGACCGGGCCCGGGACGTCGCGGGCGCCGACCCGTACCCGGGTGACGCCCCGCGCGGTCCGGTGGTGGCGCTGGCCAACGAGTTCTCCGGCTCGGACGGCGACATCGTCAACGCCGCGATCCAGGCGCTGAAGATCGGCCCGGTGGTCGGGACCCGCACCTGGGGCGGTGTGATCGGGATCGACAGCAAGTACAGCCTGGTCGACGGCACCGGGGTTACCCAGCCCAAGTACGCCTTCTGGCTGGAGGGTTACGGCTGGGGCGTGGAGAACCACGGGGTGGATCCGGACGTCGAGGTGCCGATCGCCCCGCACCAGTACGCGGCCGGCGAGGACCCGCAGCTGGCCGAGGGCGTGCGGCTGGCGCTGGCCGCCCTGGCGGAGACCCCGGCGAAGACCCCGCCGCCGGTTCCCGGGCTGTAGCCGGGCCGGCGTCCGCCGGGCGGGAGCAGGCCTCCCGCCCGGCGGACGCCGGTTAGGATGCGTGGCTGATTCATGATCACCGCGTAACGGGGGCAGCGAGATGGCACAGGCACACCCGCAGGGTTCGTACGGCCGGGGCCCGTACCAGCAGCCGGCGGCCGGCCCGTACGGGCAGCAGGCGCCGCCGTACCCGCCGCAGCCGTACCCGTACGCGCAGCAGGCGTACCCCCGGCCGCCGTACCCGTCGCAGCCGTACGCCGAGCAGCAGCCGTACCCTCAGCACCCCCAGCCCCAGCAGTCCCACTACCCCCAGTCTCCCCACCCCGGCCATGGCCCGCAGCTCCCGCCGGCGCCGGAGGAGGCGGGGGACGGCCGCCGGATCCTGGCGGCCGTCCTCGACGGGGTCTTCGCCCTGGTGGCCGGGTTCGCGGCGGCCAAGAGCTCCTCGCAGCACGGCGGTTCGGCGGGCGCCTACTTCGGGCTGCTGCTGGCGGTGTCCGTCGGCTTCTCCTTCGTCAACCACGTGGTGCTCGCCCGGTTGCTCGGATTCAGCCTGGGCAAGGGCCTGCTGGCCGCACGGGTGATCCGGTACAAGGACGTCAGCCGGCCGGGCACCTGGCGGCTGGCCAGGCGTTGGCTGCTCGGCTTCGTGATGCTCCCGATCGGCCTGATGCTCGAAGAGCTGGAGCCGGAGGAGGCCTGCGGGGTAAGGGTCGTGCGCCGCAAGCACCTGGACGGGTGGAAGCGGCGGGCCGGGCGGCTCGGCTAGCATGCGGCGGTAGCCCCGACCCGATTCCGCGAGGAGACACCGATGTCCGGCGAGCCGCAGTCCGACTGCCCGTTCTGCAAGATCGTGGCGGGGGAGATCCCGGCGACGGTGGTCCGGCAGAACGAGCGCACCGTCGCGTTCCGGGACATCAACCCGCAGGCCCCGACCCACATCCTGGTGATCCCCAAGGCGCACTACCCGAACGCGGCCGCGCTCGCCGCCGCCGAACCCGCGCTGGCCGCCGAACTGCTGGTCGAGGCGGGCGAGGTGGCGGCCGACGAGAAGATCGACGCGGCGGGCTACCGGCTGATCTTCAACACCGGTGCCGGCGCCGGCCAGACCGTCTTCCACGCGCACGTCCACGTGCTCGGCGGCACGCCGCTTCGTGAGGGCCTGGTCTGACACCGTGTCGCAACGCGAACTCGTCGTCCTGGGCACCGCCAGCCAGGTGCCCACCCGGCACCGCAACCACAACGGCTACCTGCTCCGCTGGGACGGCGAGGGGCTCCTGTTCGACCCGGGGGAGGGCACCCAGCGGCAGATGCTGCACGCCGGGGTCTCCGCCACCCAGATCACCCGGATCGGCGTCACGCACTTCCACGGCGACCACTGCCTCGGTCTGGCCGGAGTGATCCAGCGGATCAACCTGGACCGGGTGCCGCACCCGGTGGACGTGTACTTCCCGGCCTCCGGCGAGGTCTTCTTCCACCGGCTGCGGCACGCCACGGCCTTCCACGAGACGGCCGTGCTGCGCCCGCACCCGGTGGAGGAGGCGGGCCCGCTGCCCGTCCCCGGGGCCCGCTTCACGCTGGACGCCGTCCGCCTGTCGCACCCCGTCGAGTCCTTCGGCTACCGGCTGGCCGAGCCGGACGGCCGCCGGCTGGTGCCGGAGCGCCTGGCCGAGCTGGGCGTCTTCGGCCCGGCGGTGGGCCGGCTCCAGCACCAGGGCGCCATCGAGGTGGACGGCCGGACCGTCACCCTGGAGGAGGTCAGCGAGCCGCGTCCCGGCCAGCGGTTCGCCTTCGTGATGGACACCCGGCTCTGCGACGGCGTGGGCGAGCTCGCCGAGGGCGCCGACCTGCTGGTGATGGAGGCGACCTTCCTGGACGCCGACGCGCACCTGGCCCGCGAGCACGGCCACCTCACCGCCGGCCAGGCCGCCCAGGTCGCCGCCGGGGCGGGCGCCCGGACCCTCGTGCTCACCCACTTCTCCCAGCGCTACCCGGACCTCGGCGGTCACCTGGCCGAGGCCCGCCGGTACTTCGACGGCGAGATCGTGGTCGCCGAGGACCTCGCCCGGGTGCCCGTCCCACCGCGCCGTTGACCGGCGCCGTCGACCCGCGCCGGGAGCCGGCGCGAGCCACCGGCGGCGGGCCGGCGGGCGGTGGCGGCCGGTGGCCGCACGGAAAACCAGTCGCATCGGCCCCGGAACTGCCGGAGCATCGACCGCGTGCGCGATTCGTCCGCCGAGAGGTGGCGCCGCACCGCCCCGGCGATCACGCGCGCGGCGTACCCTGGTGACCCCGGACCGACCGAGCGGCACCACGAGACCACGGATGGGATGAGGCAGGCCTCAGCGCCGACCTATGAGTGACACATCACATACCCGTACGAACGGACAGTCGCGGCCTGCCCAGGCGGCCGGCTCCGAGCGGGTCGCCAGCGCCAGGATCGTCATTCCCGAGAAGCACCCGATGGTCACCCTGCTCGGTGCCACCGACTCGCTGCTGCGCGTGATCGAGCGGTCGTTCCCGGCCGCGGACATCCACGTCCGGGGCAACGAGGTCACCGCGACCGGCGAGCGTGCCGAGGTCGCCCTCGTGCAGCAGCTGTTCTCCGAGATGATGCTGGTGCTGCGCACCGGCCAGCCCCTGACGGAGGACGCCGTGGAGCGTTCGATCGCGATGCTGCGCAGTGCCGGGGACAACCCGGACGACCCGTCGCCGTCCCAGGTGTTCACCGCGAACATCCTCTCCAACCGCGGCCGGACCATCCGCCCCAAGACCCTCAACCAGCAGCGCTACGTCGACGCGATCGACAAGCACACGATCGTCTTCGGCCTCGGCCCGGCCGGTACCGGCAAGACCTACCTCGCGATGGCCAAGGCCGTGCAGGCGCTGCAGGCCAAAGAGGTCAACCGGATCATCCTGACCCGGCCCGCCGTCGAGGCGGGGGAGCGCCTGGGCTTCCTGCCCGGCACCCTCTACGAGAAGATCGACCCGTACCTGCGCCCGCTCTACGACGCGCTGCACGACATGATGGACCCGGACTCGATCCCCCGGCTGATGGCCGCCGGCACCATCGAGGTCGCCCCGCTGGCGTACATGCGCGGCCGTACCCTCAACGACGCCTTCATCATCCTGGACGAGGCCCAGAACACCTCGCCCGCGCAGATGAAGATGTTCCTCACCCGCCTCGGCTTCAACTCCCGGGTGGTGGTCACCGGTGACACCAGCCAGGTCGACCTCCCGGGCGGTACCCGAAGCGGCCTCAAGGTCGTCCAGGAGATCCTGGCGGACGTACCCGACATCCACTTCTCCGTCCTCACCAGCACCGATGTGGTCCGCCACAAGCTGGTCGG
The sequence above is a segment of the Kitasatospora sp. NBC_00240 genome. Coding sequences within it:
- the dnaJ gene encoding molecular chaperone DnaJ, with translation MATDYYAVLGVRRDAGQDEIKKAFRRLARELHPDVNPDPKTQERFKEINAAYEVLSDPAKRQVYDLGGDPLSPNGGGAGGFGAGAAGFGFSDIMDAFFGAASGQRGPRSRTRRGQDAMIRLEITLEEAAFGTTKELQVDTAVTCTTCSGEGAAPGTSAQTCDMCRGKGEVSQVTRSFLGQVMTSRPCPQCQGFGTVVPTPCPECAGDGRVRARRTLTVKIPAGVDNGTRIQLAGEGEVGPGGGPAGDLYVEIAETAHPTFQRRGDDLHCTVTIPMTAASLGTQVPLQTLDGLEEVDIRPGTQSGQSIPLHGRGITHLRGGGRGDLIVHVEVQTPTKLDPEQEELLRRLALLRGEERPSGTFAPGQQGLFSRLKDAFNGR
- a CDS encoding DUF3097 domain-containing protein, producing the protein MRSRSYGPDLTPPWKRQQPAPEVPAERDLVVEEAATGFCGAVVRCEKTAEGLTVTLEDRFGKQRVFPMGPRGFLLEGRVVTLVRPAGATPAPAKGPGRTASGSVAVPGARARVARESRIYVEGRHDAELVERVWGDDLRIEGVVVEYLEGIDDLPAIVNEFAPGPGRRLGVLVDHLLPGTKEHRIAGQVTGSSVLVVGHPYIDVWEAVKPASVGIPGWPQVPRGESWKEGVCRRLGWPVDTPAAWKRILASVNSYRDLDPALLGRVEELIDFVTLTED
- a CDS encoding 16S rRNA (uracil(1498)-N(3))-methyltransferase; the protein is MTAPVFVTDSARLDGAAAGTVVRLDGPEGRHAAAVKRLEPGEAVTLADGLGLGVDGIVAAVHGKDAIDVTVVEVRRAPEPSPRIVVVQALPKGDRGELAVETMTEVGVDVVIPWPASRCITQWKGDRGAKALAKWRATAREAGKQSRRLRFPEVRDPMTTRQLAPLLAGSAFAAVLHEDGAEPLAAATLPPAGDLVLIVGPEGGVSPEELAAFAEAGAGPYRLGPSVLRTSTAGVAAGALLLGRTGRWS
- the hrcA gene encoding heat-inducible transcriptional repressor HrcA, with amino-acid sequence MRPLDDRKLAVLRAIVQDYVGTEEPVGSKALVERHSLGVSPATVRNDMAALEEDGYIQQPHTSAGRIPTDKGYRLFVDRLAEVKPMTAPERRAIRHFLDGAVDLDDVVARTVRLLAQLTRQVAVVQYPSLSRSTVRHIELVALAPAKVMLVLITNTGRVEQRMVDCPGTVGETVLADLRARINARAVGQRLPDVPELLEALPAAFEAPDRPTVTTVLATLFEALAEQNEERIMLAGTANLTRFGHDFPLTIQPVLEALEEQVVLLRLLGETGDAGMMVRIGRENAYEGLNSTSVVSVGYGSGDESVAKLGVIGPTRMDYPGTMGAVRAVARYVGQILAES
- the htpX gene encoding zinc metalloprotease HtpX; amino-acid sequence: MSTSGQHTRFAPDRGLTGRMVATMFVIGLLYVGFTGLLIVLLRGAWPIIVLISGGLFVAQFWFSDKITERAMGAHEVTPEQYPQLHGTIDRLCALADMPKPRVAVSQNDMPNAFATGRKPEKSVVCVTTGLLRRLEPEELEGVLAHELSHVAHRDVAVMTVAGFLGVLAGAMTRMAMYSGLMGGNRNSNDQNAAIAMLIIPLVSMVVYAISFLLTRLLSRYRELAADRAAAQLTGRPSALASALTKVTGQIAAIPTRDLRQAQPYNAFYFAPALSAREAATQLFSTHPSLEKRLEQLARISTDLNR
- a CDS encoding DUF2785 domain-containing protein gives rise to the protein MTDWQQIMDHGTARPADGSPAALVAGLVEALRSPDPALRDEQAYTLLARRTPGLDPELRRGLGDTMAARLTDPEIQARSFAALVLADLVRNGDHEARWVTAFADWYPAEADLRGYDPALGWLHAVAHGADLLGALGRHPQVAPAPLLDLGAARLLTPATHVWDAQEDDRLARALALTLTRPELTGEQSVGWLDAVAADFAAGTPGPVPAYASNTMRTLRMLYLLADRGVRPGPHGTGDAVALTHRAALLARLAEVLSTVTPYLG